From Streptomyces sp. NBC_00237, the proteins below share one genomic window:
- a CDS encoding GntR family transcriptional regulator translates to MPETVGYAEIAAHYRRLILDGTLSPGDTLPSMAQVREEFGVAVTTANRAYRVLKHEGLTLPKAGVGTIVAGPASHSISARVRLHESTGKALDAGETSRILNVGTIGADELVAPRLDVPPGTPVHVRQRLVSRGGAPVHLSSSYYPSYVIAVTPELTEPVSTGGSRELAAERLGVAQGHVLEEVTSRFATDAEKTALGLTARDVIVTQVVRTVLLTDGRVVEVAVKIAGGSTILRWATTLATPQEAEGDATT, encoded by the coding sequence ATGCCCGAAACCGTCGGATACGCAGAAATCGCCGCGCACTACCGTCGGCTGATCCTTGACGGAACCCTCAGTCCGGGGGACACCCTGCCGTCAATGGCCCAGGTCCGCGAAGAGTTCGGCGTGGCTGTCACAACCGCCAATCGCGCCTATCGCGTCTTGAAGCACGAGGGCCTGACCCTGCCCAAGGCTGGCGTGGGGACGATCGTGGCGGGACCCGCGAGCCACAGCATCTCGGCCCGGGTGCGCCTGCACGAGTCCACGGGTAAGGCTCTGGATGCAGGGGAAACCTCGCGGATCTTGAATGTTGGAACGATCGGAGCTGATGAGCTGGTCGCTCCTCGCCTTGACGTACCCCCGGGAACGCCCGTTCACGTCAGGCAGCGTCTCGTCAGTCGGGGCGGCGCGCCGGTACATCTCAGCAGCTCCTACTACCCGAGCTACGTAATCGCGGTGACACCGGAGTTGACGGAGCCCGTATCCACCGGAGGGTCTCGGGAACTCGCTGCGGAACGACTCGGAGTCGCCCAAGGTCACGTACTGGAGGAGGTGACCTCGCGATTCGCAACTGACGCTGAAAAGACGGCACTTGGTCTGACTGCCCGCGATGTCATCGTCACCCAGGTAGTTCGGACTGTGCTGCTTACGGATGGGCGAGTGGTGGAGGTCGCAGTAAAGATCGCGGGAGGATCAACCATCCTGCGGTGGGCAACCACGCTTGCGACGCCGCAGGAGGCCGAGGGCGACGCCACCACCTAA
- a CDS encoding ATP-binding protein produces the protein MTIIERLASLVGVSGDRAAPPPRYAGLADGLVLTDDSCWAWYQVQTTNSDLMAEEEQDADTDRAAAALVSTLAGADVHLRVLWSPMVAQDYEAEAHDLYCVGAWQEWTAHRVERLDQIALPVRHVLMGVRLGRRSTATSQRAAELAGVASGGVGARELADWHAQARRLGRRLEASPWRCRTAPVDLLAWMIAREQHRAALPPTSSRNVITGASLAALTRGRALPYPDHLRLVGTDGTTAAWVSVLTVTDYPERMRVPGPGEWLRALSEIVYARDDGAVEDPAQLLAPVSPEASVRLRVLPRREAKDQADAVRRRAKEQRRSASEGGSAEDPGLAVEETETTMENLVRDLERDESSLVEEYARIVVTSTEGLEDLRARTDAVITYYGAVGLDLRVADEEQRELWLETWAGDRLRVPDLGHKRDTVAMAGTWWWGGAAVGDDMGPVIGYLTGSTPGLVRHSLIAGADRGDATTTAYLGRSGRGKTTAMMGGLLDATLSGAWALALDFKGDLGGLVAASARYGVPARLLETDRAMPGAVDLMQLLAASGRDEARSEVPAQLSIIMPPHLRQEGAETCVQQAVNAVMDAGDLGTWHVIDWLRKSTDSLARRTGEALYELAQTPLGAPVMGRPPSEGETLPLSAAPGQWVVQMPGLSLPSPDDDRSGWTSSQRLSVGLMHSMLAYGVITTGRRDLRGMPKVVGIPEVHVLTSTPEGRHFLQWIARVGRALGTHLALDSQDAETLAAMPGVVEQLSTVFGFQLTSAPQANALAELLGLPPGQRSRDLIRSLSVEPDGGIRRGYCIMRDWRSRAATMQWDLPTMEVLELLDTSPKAAAKLYAQAAATVPEGAR, from the coding sequence GTGACGATCATCGAGCGGCTTGCCTCCCTGGTGGGCGTCTCCGGCGACCGGGCGGCCCCGCCGCCCCGGTACGCCGGTCTCGCTGACGGTCTGGTCCTCACCGATGACTCCTGCTGGGCCTGGTACCAGGTCCAGACGACGAACTCCGACCTGATGGCGGAGGAGGAGCAGGACGCGGACACCGACCGCGCGGCCGCCGCCCTGGTCTCCACCCTCGCGGGCGCGGACGTCCACCTGCGCGTGCTGTGGTCCCCGATGGTCGCGCAGGACTACGAGGCGGAGGCCCATGACCTCTACTGCGTAGGCGCCTGGCAGGAGTGGACCGCCCACCGGGTGGAGCGCCTGGACCAGATCGCGCTGCCGGTGCGTCACGTACTGATGGGCGTACGTCTCGGCAGGCGTAGCACCGCTACGTCGCAGCGGGCCGCCGAACTGGCCGGGGTCGCCTCCGGCGGGGTCGGCGCGCGGGAGCTGGCCGACTGGCACGCGCAGGCCCGCCGTCTGGGCCGACGGCTGGAGGCGTCGCCCTGGCGGTGCCGTACCGCCCCGGTGGATCTCCTGGCGTGGATGATCGCCCGGGAGCAGCACCGTGCCGCGCTGCCGCCGACCTCCAGCCGGAACGTGATCACCGGAGCCTCACTCGCCGCCCTCACCCGGGGGCGCGCCCTCCCGTACCCCGATCACCTGCGGCTGGTCGGCACCGACGGGACAACGGCCGCCTGGGTGTCGGTCCTGACCGTCACCGACTACCCCGAGCGCATGCGCGTGCCGGGGCCGGGTGAGTGGCTGCGTGCCCTCTCCGAGATCGTCTATGCCCGGGACGACGGTGCTGTTGAGGACCCCGCGCAGCTGCTGGCCCCGGTCTCTCCGGAGGCGTCGGTGCGGCTGCGGGTGCTCCCGAGGCGGGAGGCCAAGGACCAGGCGGATGCCGTCCGCCGCCGCGCGAAGGAGCAGCGCAGAAGCGCCTCCGAGGGGGGGTCCGCAGAAGACCCGGGTCTCGCCGTCGAGGAGACGGAGACCACGATGGAGAACCTCGTGCGCGACCTGGAGCGCGACGAGTCCTCTCTCGTCGAGGAATATGCCCGGATCGTGGTCACCAGTACGGAGGGGCTGGAGGACCTGCGCGCCCGTACCGACGCCGTCATCACCTACTACGGGGCGGTCGGCCTGGACCTGCGGGTCGCGGACGAGGAGCAACGGGAGCTGTGGCTGGAGACGTGGGCGGGCGACCGCCTGCGGGTCCCGGACCTGGGCCATAAGCGGGACACCGTGGCCATGGCCGGGACTTGGTGGTGGGGCGGTGCGGCGGTCGGTGACGACATGGGCCCTGTCATCGGCTATCTGACCGGCTCCACCCCGGGCCTGGTGCGTCACTCCCTGATCGCCGGAGCCGACCGGGGCGACGCCACGACGACCGCCTACCTGGGGCGATCCGGCAGGGGCAAGACCACGGCGATGATGGGCGGCCTCCTGGACGCCACCCTGAGCGGAGCGTGGGCGCTGGCCCTGGATTTCAAGGGGGATCTTGGGGGTCTGGTAGCGGCGTCGGCCCGCTACGGGGTGCCCGCGCGGCTGCTGGAGACGGACCGGGCGATGCCCGGCGCGGTGGATCTGATGCAGCTGCTCGCCGCCTCCGGCCGCGACGAGGCCCGCTCCGAAGTGCCAGCCCAGCTCAGCATCATCATGCCGCCGCACCTCCGCCAGGAAGGGGCGGAGACCTGCGTGCAACAGGCCGTCAACGCGGTCATGGACGCAGGGGACTTGGGGACGTGGCACGTCATCGACTGGCTGCGGAAGTCGACGGACAGTCTGGCCCGCCGCACCGGGGAAGCCCTGTATGAACTGGCGCAGACCCCCTTGGGGGCGCCGGTCATGGGACGTCCCCCCAGTGAAGGGGAGACGCTGCCGCTCTCGGCTGCGCCGGGTCAGTGGGTCGTGCAGATGCCGGGGCTCAGCCTGCCGTCGCCGGATGACGACCGCTCCGGCTGGACCAGCAGCCAACGCCTGTCGGTCGGCCTCATGCACAGCATGCTCGCCTATGGGGTGATCACCACCGGCCGCCGCGACCTGCGCGGCATGCCCAAAGTCGTGGGCATCCCCGAAGTGCACGTGCTGACCAGCACCCCCGAAGGTCGGCATTTTTTGCAATGGATCGCCCGTGTGGGCCGCGCCCTTGGAACGCACCTCGCACTCGACTCCCAGGATGCGGAGACCCTCGCGGCCATGCCCGGCGTGGTGGAACAGTTGTCCACGGTCTTTGGATTCCAGCTGACCAGCGCACCGCAGGCCAATGCGCTCGCCGAGCTGCTCGGACTGCCGCCGGGGCAGCGCAGCCGCGATCTGATCCGCTCCCTGAGCGTGGAGCCCGACGGGGGCATCCGGCGCGGGTACTGCATCATGCGCGACTGGCGTTCCAGGGCGGCCACCATGCAGTGGGACCTCCCCACCATGGAGGTCCTGGAGCTGCTCGACACCTCCCCGAAGGCGGCGGCGAAGCTCTACGCGCAGGCCGCCGCGACCGTTCCGGAGGGCGCCCGGTGA
- a CDS encoding helix-turn-helix domain-containing protein, protein MHDARRDHIGRRVRIARLGQDLSQEQLGGLVSRGGRWVQEVEAGRLVLDKVSLICAVAEVCDVDVNWLLGQPYRLRQGESTTAHIPALRTVLRRSGLILSGHPGLSASAPPAGWAELEQMAAETNAARQGARLLDAARVLPVLLEALNTALLSYQGAERERALALVVDAARNARQSANVLGYPDLAWTASEVAAGAATQLGDPLSQAATAWDRCGAMLHQGDVRSADAIADAALADLDPLLAEGGHDAVALHGALLLRRVVAAARSDKKVEAWQHSTAALAVARTQLPDGYADLRWHTVFGVPVVAVHAVEAGVEIDEPDKGLSFVPGLDVEARGVTPSRERVTHWRIDKARAEHRLGRTHEAITTLHTAARHAPAYVYAHPMARTLVDDMVTSGAGIRSAGLASLVRHMEIQQ, encoded by the coding sequence ATGCACGACGCGCGGCGGGACCACATCGGGCGACGGGTGCGCATCGCGCGTCTCGGGCAAGACCTCAGCCAGGAGCAGCTAGGCGGACTGGTGAGCCGGGGCGGGCGGTGGGTCCAGGAGGTAGAGGCGGGCCGCCTGGTGCTCGACAAGGTCTCGCTGATCTGCGCCGTGGCAGAGGTGTGCGACGTCGACGTGAACTGGCTGCTCGGGCAGCCGTACCGGCTGCGGCAGGGCGAATCGACCACGGCGCACATTCCGGCGCTGCGGACGGTCCTGCGGCGCTCGGGGCTGATCCTGAGCGGGCACCCCGGCCTCAGTGCGAGCGCGCCCCCGGCCGGATGGGCAGAGCTGGAGCAGATGGCGGCGGAGACGAACGCGGCACGGCAGGGGGCGCGGCTGCTGGACGCCGCCCGCGTGCTCCCGGTGCTGCTGGAGGCGCTGAACACGGCGCTGCTGTCGTACCAGGGCGCGGAGCGAGAGCGTGCGCTGGCCCTGGTCGTGGACGCGGCCCGCAATGCCCGCCAGAGTGCGAACGTCCTGGGATATCCGGATCTTGCGTGGACGGCGTCCGAGGTCGCGGCCGGGGCCGCTACGCAGCTCGGCGACCCGCTGTCTCAGGCTGCGACCGCGTGGGACCGGTGCGGGGCGATGCTGCACCAGGGCGACGTACGGTCGGCCGACGCCATCGCGGACGCCGCCCTCGCGGACCTGGACCCGCTGCTCGCCGAGGGCGGGCACGACGCCGTCGCGCTGCACGGTGCGCTGCTGCTGCGCAGAGTCGTCGCGGCGGCGCGGTCGGACAAGAAGGTCGAGGCGTGGCAGCACTCCACTGCTGCCCTCGCCGTCGCGCGCACCCAGCTCCCCGACGGGTACGCGGACCTGCGCTGGCACACGGTGTTCGGGGTGCCGGTGGTCGCCGTCCACGCCGTGGAGGCCGGGGTGGAGATCGACGAGCCGGACAAGGGCCTGAGCTTCGTGCCCGGCCTTGATGTGGAGGCGCGCGGAGTGACCCCTTCGCGAGAGCGGGTCACCCATTGGCGGATCGACAAAGCGCGCGCGGAGCACCGCCTCGGGCGCACGCATGAGGCGATCACCACGCTGCACACGGCCGCCCGGCACGCTCCCGCCTACGTCTACGCCCACCCCATGGCCCGCACCCTGGTGGACGACATGGTGACCTCGGGGGCGGGGATTCGGTCGGCGGGACTGGCCTCCCTCGTACGGCACATGGAGATCCAGCAGTAG
- a CDS encoding FtsK/SpoIIIE domain-containing protein: protein MSKRRSARRTRSGARHLARYLAHWAGGHTVSSEELLRRIVKDRAEAHQDAIEDHHRQINRALSRAAKLRRIAQEDGGLTPAAKAQLEAAESQAERGAAALAALGEFRVPTLDPDQVHHRRQRVAAARCTLLAVPVAGIGTATVAGGAWWAAPAAAALGVVSAWARGPEPLELTVRPVPADLIAATPAVVPPTGSPTLAGAPAGTRTVPPVAGAAPATVPGAPPTGPGAPGDAPGLGGPVPASVDLVTALSRGLAACRVIPRGTHVRVLEEDVLPERWAAVVRLPDDTGAIVDDVVAARKGLGGELGLDRSRLHVERVPGADDKTMLISGFAVDPFAQPVLCTAEMLADVDVWEQGIPVAVDAWGRLLYVRLRDVSLLLGGSSRSGKGAALRLIIAGCLLDSRVRLTLADGKHPGQHRWAGLTTCHIYDPEKRAKQLKVRLQELVEELGERAARLADEGIESLAERPDLVGTEGLELEVVVIDEVGVFTGDRKHGAKITKSLADLAARGLAFGIVLVLSTQLSSAAILPKEITGNITWRWCMYATGADESNGILGKGAAGRGYSAHLLDPQQRGIGLLLTEGRYSTVRSLWLDGDDMAEVQDMVRALRAPAPPTGAPAPAPAPTAPPMAAAAPVAGETTPVADWTVVEGWLTTPAAPSPEAADPKARALEVIRQAGPLGIKRAAVADAIGASPTTVGGWLKAWTDQGLVEVLGSPPHTRYAATDARQ, encoded by the coding sequence ATGAGCAAGCGCCGCTCTGCCCGCCGGACCCGTTCCGGCGCCCGTCACCTGGCCCGGTACCTGGCCCACTGGGCGGGCGGTCACACCGTCAGCAGCGAGGAGCTGCTGCGCCGGATCGTGAAGGACCGCGCCGAGGCACACCAGGACGCCATCGAGGATCACCACCGCCAGATCAACCGCGCCCTGAGCCGCGCCGCGAAGCTGCGGCGGATTGCGCAGGAGGACGGCGGCTTGACCCCGGCCGCCAAAGCCCAGCTAGAGGCGGCGGAGTCGCAGGCCGAGCGCGGTGCCGCTGCCCTGGCCGCGCTGGGGGAGTTCCGGGTGCCGACGCTGGACCCTGACCAGGTGCACCACCGCCGCCAGCGCGTCGCGGCGGCCCGGTGCACGCTGCTCGCCGTGCCGGTGGCGGGGATCGGTACGGCGACCGTGGCGGGCGGGGCGTGGTGGGCGGCCCCGGCCGCCGCCGCCCTCGGTGTGGTCAGTGCGTGGGCCCGGGGCCCGGAGCCGCTGGAGCTGACGGTGCGTCCGGTCCCGGCCGACCTGATCGCTGCCACCCCGGCGGTCGTTCCGCCGACGGGGTCGCCGACCCTCGCGGGTGCTCCGGCCGGTACACGCACCGTTCCGCCGGTCGCCGGAGCCGCTCCGGCGACCGTGCCGGGCGCTCCGCCCACCGGGCCGGGCGCTCCGGGCGATGCTCCCGGGCTGGGTGGGCCGGTACCCGCGTCCGTCGACCTAGTGACGGCCCTTTCCAGGGGGCTCGCGGCGTGCCGGGTGATCCCGCGCGGGACACACGTGCGCGTCCTGGAAGAGGACGTGCTGCCGGAGCGGTGGGCGGCTGTGGTGCGCTTGCCCGACGACACCGGGGCGATCGTGGACGACGTGGTGGCCGCCCGTAAGGGGCTTGGCGGTGAGCTGGGGCTGGACCGGTCCCGGCTGCATGTGGAGCGGGTACCCGGCGCGGATGACAAGACGATGCTGATCAGCGGGTTCGCCGTCGACCCGTTCGCACAGCCGGTGCTGTGCACGGCGGAGATGCTCGCGGACGTCGACGTCTGGGAGCAGGGCATCCCGGTAGCCGTTGACGCGTGGGGCCGACTGCTGTACGTCCGGCTGAGGGATGTGTCGCTGTTGCTCGGAGGGTCCTCTCGCTCCGGCAAGGGGGCCGCCCTGCGGCTCATCATTGCCGGATGCCTGCTTGACTCCCGGGTACGGCTGACACTCGCGGACGGCAAGCACCCCGGACAGCACCGATGGGCCGGACTGACGACCTGTCACATCTACGACCCCGAGAAGCGCGCCAAACAACTCAAAGTCCGGCTGCAAGAACTGGTGGAGGAGTTGGGCGAGCGCGCGGCCCGGCTCGCCGACGAGGGCATCGAGTCCCTCGCGGAGCGTCCCGACCTGGTCGGTACCGAGGGCCTGGAACTCGAAGTCGTCGTCATCGATGAAGTCGGCGTGTTCACCGGCGACCGCAAGCACGGCGCGAAGATCACCAAATCGCTCGCCGACCTCGCCGCGCGCGGCCTTGCGTTCGGCATCGTGCTGGTGCTGTCGACCCAACTGAGCAGCGCGGCAATCCTGCCCAAGGAGATCACCGGCAACATCACTTGGAGGTGGTGCATGTACGCCACCGGGGCCGACGAGAGCAACGGCATCCTGGGCAAGGGCGCGGCGGGCAGGGGCTACTCCGCCCACCTGCTTGACCCCCAGCAGCGCGGCATCGGCCTCCTACTCACCGAGGGCCGGTACTCCACTGTCCGCTCCCTGTGGCTGGACGGCGACGACATGGCCGAAGTACAGGACATGGTCCGCGCGCTCCGCGCCCCCGCTCCGCCGACCGGCGCGCCCGCTCCGGCCCCGGCACCGACCGCTCCGCCGATGGCTGCCGCCGCTCCGGTTGCGGGCGAGACCACTCCGGTAGCGGACTGGACGGTGGTCGAAGGATGGCTCACCACTCCGGCGGCACCCTCCCCCGAGGCCGCCGACCCGAAGGCGCGGGCGCTGGAGGTCATCCGCCAGGCCGGGCCGTTGGGCATCAAGCGGGCCGCCGTCGCCGACGCGATCGGGGCCTCCCCGACGACCGTCGGCGGGTGGCTCAAGGCGTGGACCGATCAGGGCCTGGTCGAGGTCCTGGGGAGTCCCCCGCACACCCGCTACGCGGCTACTGACGCCCGTCAGTAG
- a CDS encoding conjugal transfer protein: MRIQRSGRETVETKPVNPYEAAAREQLGHVPKAAPAAAAQGWTPIPERSGGFARVGRWVLWGTVGLLAFAGLKGVLFPREAGPGPVRPAPGAAAAETFPAAAAQATAARAAYAYLTWDQAAPEARAQALAPLLAAGTDPAAGWNRQGVQAVETVLPGPVVTVGGGRARVRVEARVRTPDKAPPRWVALEVPVAAVGGRVVVTGAPALVGLPTGPPSAPVAAPHETDPAFSRATTAAVAAFFRSLARGDAAAVTAPGAVVPPLPSGVRLVGMQSWTADAGTGRESGRWGTAAVTWGIGGGEVAQIYRVQLTRVSAESASRWQVARLTGP; this comes from the coding sequence GTGCGTATCCAGAGGAGCGGGCGGGAAACCGTCGAGACGAAACCGGTCAATCCGTATGAGGCGGCGGCCCGGGAGCAGCTCGGGCACGTGCCGAAAGCCGCGCCCGCAGCCGCCGCGCAGGGGTGGACGCCCATTCCCGAGCGCTCGGGCGGTTTCGCGCGGGTGGGCCGGTGGGTGCTGTGGGGCACGGTCGGGCTCCTTGCGTTCGCTGGGCTGAAAGGCGTGCTCTTCCCCCGGGAGGCTGGCCCCGGACCGGTGCGCCCCGCGCCGGGCGCCGCAGCGGCCGAGACGTTCCCTGCGGCGGCGGCGCAGGCCACCGCGGCCCGTGCTGCGTACGCGTATCTGACGTGGGACCAGGCCGCCCCCGAGGCCCGCGCGCAGGCCCTCGCCCCGCTCCTGGCCGCCGGGACGGACCCCGCCGCCGGATGGAACCGGCAGGGGGTCCAGGCCGTGGAGACGGTGCTGCCTGGTCCGGTGGTGACCGTCGGCGGCGGGCGGGCCCGGGTGCGGGTGGAGGCCCGGGTGCGTACCCCCGACAAGGCCCCGCCCCGCTGGGTGGCGCTGGAGGTGCCGGTGGCGGCGGTGGGCGGGCGGGTGGTGGTCACCGGCGCTCCGGCCCTGGTGGGCCTGCCCACGGGGCCGCCGTCGGCTCCTGTTGCCGCCCCGCATGAGACGGACCCCGCGTTCAGCCGGGCCACCACCGCAGCCGTCGCCGCATTTTTCCGGTCGCTGGCGCGCGGCGACGCGGCTGCGGTGACCGCCCCGGGTGCGGTCGTCCCGCCTCTGCCGTCCGGGGTGCGCCTGGTCGGGATGCAGTCGTGGACCGCCGACGCAGGCACCGGACGGGAGAGCGGCCGGTGGGGCACGGCGGCCGTGACCTGGGGAATCGGCGGCGGTGAGGTCGCGCAGATCTATCGCGTCCAGCTGACGCGGGTATCGGCCGAATCCGCGTCCCGCTGGCAGGTGGCCCGTCTTACCGGGCCGTGA
- a CDS encoding DUF2637 domain-containing protein, with the protein MSTTIEPQTLPGPAPAPDTAPSVSSARPTAPVARPTAPPDRTTATPARNGAPVSPVPAPPAEETAPVSLRKAPPKEKDRAGGAMRAVTIAVILCAAIIAGIGFAASYSALHQLAVEKHFGPVAPYAPIGIDAGIIAMYGIDLVMAWRRSPKPLFRHIGHLLTLCTIAFNAKSGDQSITGDPVGAVYHAAMPLLFIAVVEAARHLVIRTAQVRLGAAGGVPLRRWLLSPFKSWSLFRRMKLWEIGSYKEALALEQQRTVYAAWLAHKHGRGWKRKAGAEAMLPFKMAPYGLGVEEALALPEAQREAERAREAAKREAAAAVAAAEEQRRLAEERRVAEAAVARMRISATVTTAEHTIAAETTTAAAEARAAEAEATVRAAARERVAAAEAETEATSAVLTAEATRRQAERAAREIAEAEQSAEAAEARAIEAAALAAEARDRAEAAELTAKAVRLEKAAAEGRNNEAAYERERARLLAEQAEFEAARAAARRQEAEDRAEAARAELAAQEAEDLARLSPRERAERRVARLILAAGGTTADTVDALRERVSLEEVGELLGVGRTVAGERRQAAADLIKSGYTG; encoded by the coding sequence TTGAGCACCACGATTGAGCCGCAGACCCTCCCCGGGCCCGCACCGGCCCCGGACACCGCCCCTTCGGTGTCGTCCGCCCGGCCCACCGCTCCGGTGGCCCGGCCCACCGCTCCGCCGGACCGGACGACTGCCACCCCCGCCCGAAACGGCGCTCCGGTCAGCCCCGTCCCGGCTCCGCCCGCCGAGGAGACCGCTCCGGTGAGCCTGCGGAAGGCTCCGCCGAAGGAGAAAGACCGCGCCGGTGGGGCGATGCGGGCCGTGACCATCGCGGTGATTCTCTGCGCGGCGATCATCGCCGGAATCGGCTTCGCCGCGTCGTATTCCGCCCTGCATCAACTGGCTGTTGAAAAGCACTTCGGGCCGGTCGCCCCCTACGCTCCGATCGGTATCGACGCCGGAATCATCGCCATGTACGGCATCGATCTGGTCATGGCCTGGAGGCGCAGCCCCAAGCCCCTGTTCAGGCACATCGGGCACCTGTTGACGCTCTGCACGATCGCATTCAACGCGAAGTCCGGCGATCAGTCGATCACCGGGGACCCGGTGGGCGCGGTCTACCACGCAGCGATGCCGCTGCTGTTCATCGCGGTGGTCGAAGCGGCCCGCCACCTGGTCATCCGTACCGCACAGGTCCGGCTCGGTGCTGCTGGCGGGGTGCCCCTGCGCCGGTGGTTGCTGTCCCCGTTCAAGAGCTGGAGTCTGTTCCGGCGCATGAAGCTCTGGGAGATCGGCTCCTACAAGGAGGCGCTCGCCCTGGAGCAGCAGCGGACCGTGTACGCGGCATGGCTGGCGCACAAGCACGGCCGGGGCTGGAAGCGGAAGGCGGGTGCGGAGGCGATGCTGCCCTTCAAGATGGCGCCGTACGGTCTCGGCGTGGAGGAGGCGCTGGCGCTGCCCGAGGCGCAGCGGGAGGCGGAGCGCGCCCGAGAGGCGGCGAAGCGTGAGGCGGCGGCGGCCGTGGCGGCGGCGGAGGAGCAGCGCCGCTTGGCGGAGGAACGCCGGGTGGCGGAGGCCGCGGTGGCACGGATGCGGATCTCTGCCACGGTGACGACGGCGGAACACACGATCGCGGCGGAGACCACGACGGCGGCGGCGGAGGCCCGTGCCGCCGAGGCGGAGGCTACCGTGCGGGCGGCGGCGCGGGAGCGGGTCGCGGCGGCGGAGGCGGAGACCGAGGCGACGTCGGCCGTCCTCACGGCGGAGGCGACGCGCCGTCAGGCGGAGCGTGCCGCCCGTGAGATCGCGGAGGCGGAGCAGAGCGCCGAGGCGGCGGAGGCGCGCGCCATTGAGGCGGCGGCCCTGGCGGCGGAGGCGCGCGACCGGGCGGAGGCGGCGGAACTCACGGCGAAGGCGGTGCGGCTGGAGAAGGCGGCGGCGGAGGGGCGCAACAACGAGGCCGCGTATGAGCGGGAGCGGGCGCGGCTGCTGGCGGAGCAGGCCGAGTTCGAGGCGGCGCGGGCGGCTGCGCGGCGACAGGAGGCCGAGGACCGGGCGGAGGCCGCGCGCGCCGAACTGGCCGCGCAGGAGGCCGAGGACCTCGCCCGGCTGAGCCCCCGGGAGCGGGCGGAGCGCCGGGTGGCCCGGCTGATCCTCGCGGCCGGAGGCACCACTGCGGACACGGTGGACGCACTGCGCGAGCGGGTCTCTCTGGAGGAGGTGGGCGAGCTGCTCGGTGTCGGCCGCACGGTTGCCGGTGAGCGCCGCCAGGCCGCCGCCGACCTGATCAAGTCCGGGTACACCGGCTGA